The genome window CACAAGGAATTAGTTGGTCAACGACTGGCTGTTTTAGATAGATTATTATCTGCAAAATCAGAAGATGTCATCATCGTTAGTCCCATCCGGGCTATCCTTTATAAGACTTTTTCTCCCAATAGCTTACAGCAGACAAAAATTTCCATCCAAACAAGTATTAGTCTTGATATTCTCCTTGATAACCTTATCCAGCATGGATATTTGCGGGATGAGATGGTGGAAACAAAAGGCACATTTAGCCATCGCGGTGGAATTGTTGATGTTTATCCTGTCCATGCTGACCTGCCTGTCCGTATTGAATTTTTTGGGGATGAAATTGAGTCTATCCGCCAATTCGATACCATTACCCAAAGGTCAGTGGCTTTTATTGACCAGGTAACTATCCTGCCTGTGCAAGAAAATATCAAGGAAAATGACGGCACTATCTTTGATTACCTGCCAGAATCTTCTCTGGTCGTTCTGGATGACCCGGCTTATCTCCAGAATGAGGCTAATCGGTTAAAAAATGTAGGTAAATTCAATATTCAAGATTTGACACAACCCATTGTAACATTTGAAGATGGTGGAGAATTTGAGTTTTTTACCCGACCTATTTTAGAATTTAAAAATAACATTGCCTTATTTATTGATGAATATAAAAATTGGCAGGAAGAAGGTAATCAGATTGTCGTCATTGCTGGATACAAAGGACAGGAAATGCGAATAAAGGAGTTATTGAAAGATGAGAATTTAATCATTACCTCGGCTGATATTAAACAGGGATTTCAATTTAGAGAAATTCAATTGGTTTTAGTTACCGATAAAGAGATTTTTGGCTATCAAGCACCAATCCAGCAACGAAGATTTGACCATTCAGACACCCTGCCTATTTCAACATTTACCGACCTTAAAATTGGTGATTATGTTGTCCATAGTAATTTTGGCATAGGTAGATATGCGGGCATAACCACCCTTAAGGTAGAAGGGGTAAAAAAAGACCTGCTTTTGATTGAATATGCTGAGGGAGATAAACTTTATATCCCTTTAGACCAATTTGGGTTAGTCAATAAGTATATTGGAGATAAAGATAGACCTCCAAAAATATATCGTCTGGCAGACCCCACCTGGACACGGGTAAAGAACAAGGTCAAAAAGTCCCTTGAGTCAATTGCTAAGGAGTTAATTGAGTTGTATGCGGCAAGAAAGGCATTGCCAGGATTTGCTTTTTCTAAAGATACTGATTGGCAATATGAATTTGAGGAAGGATTTATTTACGAGGAGACTCCTGACCAACTCAAGGCAATTTCAGACATTAAAAAAGATATGGAAAATCCTCAACCAATGGACAGGTTAATTTGTGGTGATGTGGGGTATGGAAAAACAGAGGTTGCTTTGAGAGGGGCATTTAAAGCCGTGCTAAATAGCAAGCAGGTCGCCGTTCTTGTTCCGACGACGATTTTAGCCTTTCAGCACTACAATACCTTTGTGCAAAGGCTTGCTCCTTTCCCAATTAAGGTAGAGATGTTAAGTCGGTTCAAGACTAAAGCGCAA of bacterium contains these proteins:
- the mfd gene encoding transcription-repair coupling factor: MPISVLNSFISLIKKSPQFVTIRKNIIQGIKKQSICGLYGSAKAYFLAALKNEVNRPFLIILPGQTEAERFYTDLQAFSEKEILFFPDLEILPVDEIPPHKELVGQRLAVLDRLLSAKSEDVIIVSPIRAILYKTFSPNSLQQTKISIQTSISLDILLDNLIQHGYLRDEMVETKGTFSHRGGIVDVYPVHADLPVRIEFFGDEIESIRQFDTITQRSVAFIDQVTILPVQENIKENDGTIFDYLPESSLVVLDDPAYLQNEANRLKNVGKFNIQDLTQPIVTFEDGGEFEFFTRPILEFKNNIALFIDEYKNWQEEGNQIVVIAGYKGQEMRIKELLKDENLIITSADIKQGFQFREIQLVLVTDKEIFGYQAPIQQRRFDHSDTLPISTFTDLKIGDYVVHSNFGIGRYAGITTLKVEGVKKDLLLIEYAEGDKLYIPLDQFGLVNKYIGDKDRPPKIYRLADPTWTRVKNKVKKSLESIAKELIELYAARKALPGFAFSKDTDWQYEFEEGFIYEETPDQLKAISDIKKDMENPQPMDRLICGDVGYGKTEVALRGAFKAVLNSKQVAVLVPTTILAFQHYNTFVQRLAPFPIKVEMLSRFKTKAQQRKIIEGLKNGQVDICIGTHRLLQKDIAFHNLGLLVIDEEQRFGVKHKEKLKTLRKLVDVLTLTATPIPRTLYMSLSGARDMSIINTPPPERLPIKTFILPFNKQVIREAVLREMERGGQIYFVHTEVKTILRLSLSLTQIVPEARIAIAHGQMHEHELENIMLEFLNHKYDVLLSTSIIESGIDIPTVNTIIINNAHQFGLAQLYQLRGRVGRSKHMAYAYLFYPTEFMVSEMAKERLEAIREFSDLGSGFKVAMRDLEIRGAGNILGPEQH